From Nematostella vectensis chromosome 14, jaNemVect1.1, whole genome shotgun sequence, a single genomic window includes:
- the LOC116608814 gene encoding zinc finger CCCH domain-containing protein 13, with protein MLKAMREAFEVASTKKTEYENKLESVRREMQVEHERELARVRESHARGNAKDEKDKERKLDIKEESVRREMQAEHESELARVRESHSRENATHVKNEERKLDTEEGQVTVPQSPGEDKKLVVQVEKLPSDVKTKVQPLKKTGEMKTEGIEEPASTGPMRRLAKRRPAKNCTSDESTTSEDSSTQDRIEIDVTPIMGRRRTRAATKGSRKRRSSSELSLAEIKAQLSAAKCRRMDTDDETPGSVSRSVRTRSTAGRTSSVVKSRPSTARKTSTLVTPGKPPLPLTPKNESSSLSLAEHQSAKKKKKGFFGKLFDSAGGENSPPRVPPSGKKRKLLKKDISGPMDTFSPTPVRGSVSEASKDDPITRQLRSRK; from the exons ATGCTCAAAGCCATGCGCGAGGCGTTCGAAGTGGCCTCCACCAAGAAGACCGAGTACGAGAACAAACTAGAGTCAGTGCGGAGAGAGATGCAGGTGGAGCACGAACGCGAACTCGCGCGCGTACGCGAGAGTCACGCGCGTGGAAACGCGAAAGACGAGAAGGATAAGGAAAGGAAATTGGACATAAAGGAAGAGTCAGTGCGGAGAGAAATGCAGGCAGAGCACGAATCCGAACTCGCGCGCGTACGCGAGAGCCACTCGCGTGAAAACGCGACACACGTGAAGAATGAGGAAAGGAAATTGGACACAGAGGAAGGGCAAGTGACAGTACCTCAGTCGCCAGGCGAAGACAAGAAGCTGGTCGTTCAGGTTGAGAAACTACCG TCGGATGTGAAGACTAAAGTTCAGCCCCTCAAGAAGACTGGAGAGATGAAGACTGAAGGAATTGAAGAGCCGGCAAGTACCGGGCCCATGAGACGCCTCGCCAAGCGCAGACCTGCCAAGAACTGCACTTCAGACGAGTCCACCACTTCCGAGGATAGCTCTACTCAG GATCGCATTGAGATAGACGTTACTCCCATCATGGGACGTAGACGAACTCGCGCCGCCACAAAGGGCTCAAGAAAACGCCGAAGTAGCAGCGAGCTCTCCCTTGCCGAG ATCAAAGCGCAGTTGTCCGCCGCCAAGTGCCGTAGGATGGACACAGATGACGAGACTCCTGGGTCTGTCTCCCGCTCTGT tcGAACCCGCTCCACCGCGGGTAGGACGAGCTCTGTGGTCAAATCACGACCGAGTACAGCACGAAAAACATCCACGCTCGTCACGCCTGGCAagcctcccctccctctaacTCCAAAG AATGAGAGCAGCTCTTTAAGTCTTGCGGAGCACCAGTCCgcgaagaagaagaaaaaaggttTCTTCGGCAAGCTTTTCGACTCCGCCG GCGGCGAAAACTCCCCTCCCCGAGTTCCGCCATCAGGGAAGAAGAGAAAGCTTCTAAAGAAAGACATATCCGGTCCCATGGACACATTTTCCCCGACGCCCGTCAGAGGCTCAGTCAGCGAGGCGAGCAAAGATGACCCAATCACTCGACAATTGCGctcaagaaaataa
- the LOC125559911 gene encoding uncharacterized protein LOC125559911, producing the protein MAYPRHHITSKNCDGLKAIHHIGGRYFLSVTSGTLTTNNGPMRVTPLAVFHLPCNVSFESATSGIGECPQRMEIELPIFGETHLQYTSWKSVMDDKQLDLHFRTLIIPPVTVMNHSILRGLDETYRVLDRQFTAQIDKIHGDIEAISEVEVNTINEILLYASVVVSLLNFFLLMAYACYHHGVFERLKHQRRTPLPPPPPTLITSTRTPL; encoded by the coding sequence ATGGCTTATCCACGACACCACATAACATCAAAGAACTGTGACGGCCTGAAGGCAATTCACCACATCGGCGGACGTTACTTCTTGTCTGTAACATCCGGGACGTTGACCACAAACAATGGTCCCATGCGTGTGACACCTCTGGCGGTATTCCATTTACCCTGCAACGTATCCTTCGAGAGCGCTACGTCCGGTATCGGCGAATGCCCACAGCGTATGGAAATCGAGTTACCGATCTTTGGAGAGACACATCTCCAATATACCTCTTGGAAGTCGGTTATGGACGATAAACAATTAGACCTTCACTTCCGTACGCTTATCATTCCGCCGGTCACCGTCATGAACCACTCCATTCTTCGTGGGCTAGACGAGACGTACCGCGTGCTCGATCGACAATTCACGGCACAGATTGACAAAATCCACGGCGACATTGAGGCCATCAGCGAGGTTGAGGTCAACACAATCAACGAAATTCTACTATACGCTTCAGTAGTTGTCTCACTGTTGAACTTCTTCCTTCTTATGGCATACGCTTGTTATCATCATGGTGTTTTCGAGCGCCTCAAGCATCAGCGCCGCAcgcccctacccccccccccccctacgcTCATCACCTCCACACGAACCCCACTTTGA